Genomic DNA from Flavobacterium sp. N502540:
TTGCTTCATTGGCTTTTTCTATATTTCTCTGTCTCGTAACATATGCACAGGAGAAAGATGTATCTCATACAAAACCTGTAAATGCCGATAGTCAGATCATAATATGTGCACCATCAAAAAAATCTATTATTAATCCACCTTTGGTAATTCTTGATGGAGTTATAATCAATTTTAAAGATTTTCCTAAAGTGAGCCCGAATACTATCAAAGAGATGAAAGTTTTAAAGGAAACTGAAGCAACATCAGTCTACGGAAATAAAGGAATAAATGGTGCTATAATTATCACAACAAAGAAAAATAACTGAAATTTGATAACACAGATTTCATTTTTAACAGCGGTTTATTAACAAAATTATTTTTACATTTGATCTCCTTTTGAAACCCTTTCAGAAGGAGATCAATCATATTATTTAATCATTTTCACACAATCAATTAATGAACCCTATTTTAAATCAGAATTTATTTCTTGTAAAAGAGCATGTTGGTATGTTTAAAGCATCAAACAACTATGACATTTATAACCCGGAAAGCAATCAGATCATCCTGAACTGTAGAGAAAATAATCTTGGATTCTTCACTAAAATGTTACGCTTCACCGATTACAAAAGAATGACACCTTTTAATGTTGAAATCGCAGCAGCTTCAGGTGAAAAACTAATTTCGGTAAAAAGAGGTATTGCCGTTTTCAGATCGAATGTTGAAGTTTTTGACGAAAAAGAGAGACTGATAGGAACCTTTAAACAAAAGTTCTTTTCTTTTGGAGGCAAATTTGAAATTTTAGATAAAAACGAAAAACCAATTGCTACACTTCAGGGAAAATGGACAGGATGGGATTTCAAATTTACCCACGAAAATAAGCAGCTGGCTCAGGTAAGTAAAAAATGGGCCGGAATGGGGAAAGAACTCTTCACCAGTGCCGATAATTATGTTCTTCAAATTGAAGAAACTGTAGCACAGGACAGTCCGCAAAGGCAGTTAATTCTGGCAGCTGTAATGTGTATCGACATGGTTTTGAAAGAATAGAAAAAGTTGTTAAACTTAGATTAAGAAAACATCTAAAGCATCATTTTAGGAAGCAAAAGCCTTATTTTTGTGGTACTAAAATGATGCTTTCGCATTTCTAATATGACAATCATGACAGACTTAAAAAATAAAAATGCCCTAATTACAGGAGCCGGAAAAGGAATAGGAAAAGCAATCGCACTTGCACTTGCCAACGAGGGAGTTAATCTAATTTTAGTTTCGAGAACGCAAGCAGATGTTGACCAGTTAGCAATCGAAATCAATAACTTAGGTGTAAAATCTTTGGCTTTAGCAGCTGATGTTTCTGATATTAATTCTATAAATAGTGCCGTAGAAAAAGCATTAGCAGAATTTAAAAGTATCGATATCTTAATCAACAACGCCGGAATTGGTGCTTTTGGGAAATTCCTGGAATTAGAACCAAACGCCTGGGAAAGAATCATTCAGGTCAACCTTATGGGAACCTATTATACCACCCGTGCCGTTATTCCAAATATGATCGAAAGACAAGCGGGAGACATCATTAATATTTCATCGACAGCAGGTTTAAACGGAAACGCCCTTACAAGCGCTTACAGTGCTTCAAAATTTGCTGTTCTGGGTCTAACGGATTCTTTGATGCAGGAAATGAGAAAACACAATATTCGTGTTACTGCTTTAACACCAAGTACAGTAGCTACCGATATGGCCAAAGATTTAAATCTGACAGACGGAAACCCTGAAAAAGTAATGCAGCCCGAAGATATTGCCGAACTGATTGTCGCACAACTGAAACTGAGTCGTCGCGTTTTCATTAAAAACAGTAGTATCTGGTCTACTAATCCCTAAAAATAAATTCCAATCTTTTGAAAAATTCCAAATTCCAAATGCTGCAAGCTGGAATTTGGAATTCAAATGTTGTAATTACTAAAAACTAAACGATGGAAAACTATTTAAGACAATTAATTGCCATAGAATTTACCGATAAGAAAGAACTTTATACCGGATTTCTTATTGACTATTCGGATGACTGGATTTTATTGCGGAACAATCCGGTAGATTTTATTCTGGATGGTTTTGTACTATTGAAAAATAAAAACATTGAAGCCATTCACAGAGATCAGGATCTGGAATTTACCGAAAAAGTAATCCGTTTAAAAGGTCTGAAAACAAATGCCGAAGATATCATTCCGATACGAGATTTGAATTCGATCATCAATTTTATCACAAACAAATACGGTATTTTCCAAATTGCTAAAAAATCCGCAAAGTCAGCTTATTTGGGAAAACTAATCGAATTAACGGATGAAGAACTTACTATCGATTTCCTGGATACAAAAGGTCAGTTTGGTGGTGAATTAAGCTTTAATCCACAAAAGATAAGGGTAATTGAATTTGATACCGATTATATTAATTCGTTGAAACTGGTAATTCCGGAAAATCAGAAGTAATTATTAAATAAACAGAGAAGCCCTTTTTTATAAAGGGCTTCTCTGTTTATTGTCATCTCGACGTGAGGAGAAATCACACCAATAATTCCATTCCTAAATTCGCCAATCTTTGTCGAGTTTCTAGTGTGATTTCTCCTCACGTCGAAATGACAAACTAGGTTTAAGCCTCTGTCAATTTATTTAAAAACTCCAGACGAACACTTCCGTCTTCGTCAATCTTAGTCAGGTTTATTTCCTGCAGGGTATTTACCAGTTCAGGATTCCACGGTGTTTTTACTTTTACGTAATTCTCTGTAAAACCATGAATATATCCTTCTTTATTTTCTCCTTCGAACAAAACAGTTCTGTTAGATCCTAACTGACTTTCGTAAAAAGCACGACGTTTTTTCACTGATAATCCACGTAACATTTTACTGCGTTTCGCTCTTACATTTGCCGGAACAACTCCCTGCATATTTGCAGCTTCAGTATTGTCTCTTTCCGAGTACGTGAACACATGCAGATAAGAGATATCCATTTCGTTAAGGAAATGATAGGTTTCTAAAAAATGCTCGTCTGTTTCACCCGGGAAACCAACAATCACGTCTACACCAATACAGGCATGTGGCATTACTTCACGAATTTTATGAACTCGTTCAGTATACACTTCGCGCAGATAACGGCGCTTCATTAATTTCAAAATATCATTGCTTCCGGATTGTAACGGAATATGAAAATGCGGTACAAAAGTTCGGCTTTTAGAAACAAACTCAATGGTTTCATTCTTCAGCAAATTAGGTTCGATAGAGGATATTCGCAAACGCTCGATCCCGTCAACCTCATCCAGAGCCTGAACTAAGTCCAGAAAAGTATGCTCGTGTTTTTTATTCCCAAACTCCCCTTTTCCGTAGTCTCCAATATTAACTCCCGTTAAAACAATTTCTTTGATGTCCTGAGCAGAGATTTCTTTGGCATTTTTTAATACATTTTCCAAAGCATCACTTCTCGAAATTCCCCTTGCTAACGGAATGGTACAATACGTACATTTATAATCACAGCCATCCTGAACTTTCAAAAAAGCACGGGTACGGTCTCCAATAGAATAACTTCCAACATAAAAATCAGCCTCGGCAATTTCACAAGAGTGTACTTCACCCATGTCATTCTTGCTCAGGTCATGAATATAATCCGTAATTTTAAATTTTTCTGTAGCTCCCAAAACCAAATCAACTCCATCAACAGCGGCTAATTCCTCCGGTTTCAACTGGGCATAACAGCCTACAGCCGCTACGAAAGCTTTCTCATTCAGTTTCATTGCTTTTTTCACCACCTGCTTAAACTGCTTATCAGCATTCTCTGTAACCGAACAGGTATTGATGACATAGATATCGGCTACTTCCTCAAAATCAACACGATCAAAACCTTCATCGTTAAAATTTCGGGCAATCGTTGAAGTCTCTGAAAAATTCAGTTTGCAACCAAGCGTATAAAAGGCAACTTTTTTTCTATTTTCCATAGGAATAAACTACATTTTAAGTAGTAAGATATTATATTTACATCTCTTTTGAAGAGTTTGCAAATTTACATACAATATTCTTTAAAATAAAATCAATAATATACTATATATCAATATTTTGCAAGAACCTGCTATTTTAATTTGTTTCAAAAAACTATAAATCAAACCAAATCGTCAGGAAAAAAAATTAAACTGAAAAAAACGCAACCCAATTCGATAAGAATAAAACGACAAATTGATCGATTAAACGCAAATAACATCGATTAAGTGCGTTTTTTAAGATATTAAATTAAAATTTTCTTACATTTAACTTTGCTGGAAATATTTTTAGAAGTAATTTCACTTCGTCAAAAAATAGGATACAAAAACTATAGCATCAAAATCATAAATAGCGCATAACAATTTTGATTTTCCATCGTTATGTTGTTGTTTTGTTATAATAAAAATGGGTAGGCCGAAAACCATAAAGAGTAGGCAAAAATTAAAAATTAAAACTCCATATGAAAGCATTTTTACCCACAATCTGCTTGATGTTCTTAACCCTTTTTAGCGCTCAGGCACAAACTGCTCCAGCTGCTAATCCATTTCCATCTATCAGCACATTGACAAACTGGGCGAGCTTAAACTCTCAATCTCAATTTGATATTGCAATTCGTGCGGTTGGATTTAAATTTGAAGTAAAAGAACCGGGTGAAGGCTCAACGGCTTACACTTATATTCGTAAAGTAACCGTAAATGAAGTAAACTACACTGACAGAATCGTTTACAGAATTACAAACAACAATTCAGCAAGTATCATTTCATTAGTAACTGCTTCTACTGATTTAGTAAGCTTGTACACTCCACAATTGTCAACTTTTAAAAACAACAATTGTAAAACTGAAATGTCTAAAGACAAAAACACAACTTGTACTTGCTACGAAAGCGCTAACTTCGCTATCGATCTTTGCGACGAACGTGTAAAATTGACAATGGGTGACGGAAACAAATATTTTGTTTCAGTAGCTAAAAAATAATATTTAATACCTCTTTCTAAAGTATTAAAAACGGAGAACTGTTTTCCAAATCTTTGCAAATCTTAAGCAATTTGAGTTTACAAAGATTTGGGACACATTTCATTTTATCTCTTTACAAATCTGGATGCTTCAATTCATACCAAACTTCCAGCTCTCCTTCATATTCAAAAGAATTCACGTAGCGAAAACCTAATTTTTCTAACGCTTTTCTTGATACCTCATTTCCTTCATCGGCATAAGCATAAAGAGCTTTGACTTTCATTTTGTTAAATGCATAATCAACAAATGCTTTTCCGGCTTCAGTCGCATAACCTTTTCCCCAATGTTTTTCGATGAAACGATATCCTATTTCATAAAAATCTTTATGGCTGTTGATTTCCGTAGTAATAAACTTTATTCCGGACCAGCCCAAAAACTCATTCGTTTCTTTTAGTACCACTGCCCAGCGCCCTGTTCCATAAGCTTCATATTGCTCCTGAATGTGTTCTATCATAGCAACACTTTCCTCAATTTCTTTCACAGGTTTATTTCCCACGAAACGCTGCACATTGGGATTCGAATCCAATTCAAACATTCCATCAACATCCGAGAGAAGTAATTCTCTTAAAAGTAATCGTTCTGTTTCAATTGTTTTTTTCATACAAATTAATTTAAAATATAGCGCTGCACCACCTCAGCTACGCCATCGTTATTATTTGAAGCTACGATTAAATCTGCCTTGTCCCGCAGCTCCGGTGTTACATTATCCACCCAAACACCAAGTCCGGCATATTCGATCATGGTCAGATCATTTCCGGCATTTCCTACGGCAATAATTTCGCTTTGATGAATGTTTAGTTTCTCTGCCAAAAGTTTTAAACTGGCCGCTTTATCGATTCCATTCTGTGCTGCTTCCAGAAAGAAAGGTTTTGACATCGCAACACTCAAATGAGGCATTGCTGCCTTTAAGTCAGCTTCTACTTCTTTTAGATAAGAAGGTTCCGCCAGCAAAATACATTTTACTGCAGGTTCTGTAACCGCTTCTTTAAAACCAGAAACTTTATTATGTGGTAATCCTGTAATTTCTTTTTCAACATCAATATATTCCGAATCGGTTTCGCTTATAATTTCACCATCCAGATAAGTAATGATATGAGTATTCTTTTTTACACTGTAGTCATACAGCTCATGGATTTGTTCAACGGTTAATTTTTGTTCGAACAAGATAACATCATCTTTAACCCTACTGATGATCGCTCCGTTAAACGAAATTATATACGAGTCATTCAAATCCAGTTCTAACTCCTTAGCATAGGCAGTCATCGCCGATGTTGGTCTGCCCGAAGCCAAAACAACGTAAACGCCTTTTGCCTGTGCCTCCAGCAGTACTTTTTTATTAAGGTCCGAAATTTTATGATCGTCTGTCAACAAGGTATCATCCATGTCGAGCACTAACATTTTATATTGCATATTTTTTTCAGTTTGCAGTCTCAGTGTTCAGTCTCTCTACACTAAAACTTTTAACATCTCACATTTCACATCTCACAAAAAACTATTGAATATTCATTCTAAATTCTTCAATAACCGGATTTGCTTTGGCGAAATCAGTTTCCTGAATAAATACTTCTACTGCTAAATCAGATCCGCCATATCCTCCCATACGAGCCGACTGGATGTTATCTTTTTTTACCGTTTCTACTCCGGCTTCTTCTAATCTTTCTTTCAAAGCAATTGCTAACACTTCACTCCCTGAAAACACTTTCATTAATCCCATGACATTTTATTTTTACTATTATTTTTTCTTTTTATTCTAATATTCCGCTTAACTTTTTTTGAAAGACTTCATTTTCATTCATCCCGACATGCCCTTGATTTTTTAATCCGTAAAAATGCCCTTTAAAATCTAATAATTTATTTAACCGAACAGAATTATCGCATGAAATTAATTCATCATCAATACCGTGAAAAATATAAATCGGCGCTTTAACTTTTGTCACATATGTGAAAGTCTCTAAATGAAACTTCTTCATAATATTTGGAAAAAAGGGTACTTTGCCGCTTGATAATTCAGTAAAACTAAAATAAGGCGATTGAAGCAATAAGGCTTTTGGTTTGTTCTCAGAAGCCAAAATTGTTGCCAGTCCCGAACCAATAGAATAGCCCGCAATAATTATTTTATTCTCAGGATATCTTTTACACAATGTCTTGTAAACGACTGCGACATCCTTATTTAACTGATCCTCATCTTCTATTTCACCTTCACTTTTCCCAAAACCTCTATAATCCAAAATAAAAATATCATATCCCAGATTAGTGTAAACTTTGGCAATTTTCCCCCAAGTTTCTAATGTACCTGCATTTCCGTGAAGATAAAAAACTAAACCTTTAGAATTTTTGGTTTTAAAAAGCAAACCATTTAAGTTCACATCATCAAAAGATTTAATATTTAATTCTTCAAACTTTTGCTGATAATCAAACTTATAATCTTTCGGAAGCGAAGCACTTTTAAAAACCAATTCACTTTGATTGAAATAAATATAGGAAATGATCAAAACATAAATTACAACAAAAAATCCTAAAAGTACAATTATTAAAAATTTAAGCGTCTTGAAAACCTCCATACAAAACTTATTATTTCAGAAATTTATTCCTCTTCAATATCATCCTCATCTTCATCAAGCTCCTCTTCTCCTTCATCCTCCATATCAAAAAGATAAGGTTCTACTAACATTTTTTCGGCCAGGATCTCGATACGTTCTGTCAGTTCTTCAGCAAAAATGATTCGCTGTACTTTAGCGATACTGTTTGAAATACGCATGATTTTAGTTTCATGACGTAATTTCAGAATTGGATCGGCATCATCCAGAATAAACATTTTCAGACGGTTTACATTGTAGCCCGCTGTCGTAAACATATCACTCAATTTATTGGGTGTCCCGATTAAAACGTCAATTCCCGTAGAAACATAATTTTTATCATAGTCCATGTCGCCTTTGTCGTGTACACCATAAACTTCAAGATTAGTATACTTTCCGTATTTTTCAAAAAGCGCTTCCATTTCCAACACTTTGGCTTTGTCTTCAACAATAATCAAAGCACGTGGAGATTCTTCCGTTTTCCCTGCCAATTGCTGAATGACATTTAATACAATTGTTGTCGATTTTCCGCTCTTTTCCGGAGAAAGAATGATACAATCAGCCCCACTTTTAATGGTCGAAAAAGTTTCCTGCTGCAACGCATTTGCTTCTGTTAAACCATTCTCAATTAAAGCCTCTTGTAATTTCTCGTTTATTTTTTTCAGTTTCATTTTTTTTATGCTTTAAGCTTTAAGCATTAGACTATAAGCTAAAATATTATTGTTTTTTGAAGCCCAAAGCCTAAAGCTTAAAGCGTATTGCGCGAAGCATCTACTTGCTTGCAAACATTTTTACATCAGTTTCCGAGATTTCACTTCCTCCTAAAATGATTAATCTTTCCACTACATTTCGAAGTTCACGGATATTTCCCGTCCAATCGTATTCCTGCAATAGTTTTATTGCTTTTGGCGAAAATACTTTTACCGAATTACCTTGTTCTGATGCAATTTTCTCGGTAAAATGAGTAATCAATGCCGGAATATCATCACGTCTCTCGTTCAATGGCGGTACTTTAATTAAGATTACTGCCAGACGATGGTACAAATCTTCACGGAAACGGCCTTCTGCAATTTCAGTTTTTAGGTCTTTATTGGTCGCTGCTACCACACGCACATCGACTTTGATGTCTTTTTCAGCTCCCACTCTTGTGATCATATTTTCTTGTAGCGCACGTAATACTTTGGCTTGTGCCGAAAGACTCATGTCGCCAATTTCATCCAGGAAAATAGTTCCCTTATCGGCTGCTTCAAACTTTCCCGCACGATCTTTCACCGCCGATGTAAAGGCTCCTTTTACGTGCCCAAACAATTCGCTTTCGATCAATTCACTTGGAATAGCTGCACAGTTTACTTCTATCAAAGGAAAATTTGAGCGCTCGCTTTTTTCATGTAACTGATGTGCTACCAGCTCTTTTCCGGTTCCATTTGGACCTGTAATCAAAACTCTGGCTTCGGTTTGGGCTACTTTATCAATCATTACTTTAATATGACTGATCGCTTCGCTTTCCCCTACCATCTCATAGTTTTTACTAACCTTTTTCTTCAGAATCTTATTCTCTACTACGAGTTGTTTTTTATCTAAAGCATTACGAACAGTGTTCAGCAATCGATTCAAATCTGGTGGTTTCGAAATATAATCAAAAGCTCCTAAACGCATCGTATGAATCGCGGTTTCCATATCACCATGACCGGAGATCATAACCATCGGAATTTCCGGTTTGATTTTCTTTACTTCTTCTAAAACCTCAACTCCGTCTAATTTTGGCATTTTGATATCACACAACACCAAATCGTAATCGTTGTTTTTTATTTTCTCAAGACCTGCAGCACCATCTTCTGCTTCATCTACCTGATACGTATCATTTTCTTCCGATAAAATTTTTACCAAAACTCTTCTGATGGACGCTTCGTCTTCTATAATTAGTATTTTACTCATTCTTTTGAGGTTCTAAGGTTCTGAGTTACTAAGGTTCTAAGGTTTTTCTATAAGAAGCTAAAAAAACTTAGCATCTTAGAATCTTAGCATCTTAGCTACTTTAAAAATTAATATTTAAGCCATTTATACAATTCTTTCCAGGTTGGTTTTTTGCCATACATTAAAATCCCTATTCGGTAAATTTTGGCAGCGAACCATACTACAAGGAAAAAGGTAGCAAACAATAATGATACCGAAATCGCAATTTGCCACCACGGCACTCCAAACGGAAGTCGCATTAACATGACAATTGGCGAGGTTAACGGAATCATCGAGAATACCACGGCAATGGTTCCGTGAGGATCATTTACAACCGTAAAAAAACCAACATAGACACTTAAAATCAATGGCATAATGATCGGCAAAAGAAATTGCTGTGAATCGGTTTGGTTGTCTACTGCAGCACCGATAGCTGCGTAAAACGAACTGTATAAAAAATACCCTCCAATGAAATAAATTACAAAGCCAATTATGATACTGGCAATTGGTAAATTCCATAATTCGCGAATATACATTTGAGCTGTTCCCGACATTTCATGTTGAGCAGACTGCATTAATTCCGGTGAGATTCTGGCTGTTGGACCAACATTTACTCCAAAAAAAGCCGATGCGGCAAACATTAATCCCAAACCTATGATGGCCCAAATCATAAATTGAAGTAATCCTGCAAGTGAAGTTCCCACAATTTTACCAATCATCAGCTGAAATGGTTTTACCGACGAAATAATAATTTCGATGATTCGGTTGGTTTTTTCTTCAATCACACTTCGCATGACCATATTGCCATAAATGATAATAAACATCATAATCAGATACCCAAAAGCACCTCCTATTCCGATTTTTATCTCATTCAACCCTTTTAAACTCTCTTCTCCGGATGCTTTTACCAAATGAATATTCACATCCGACTGCGCTTTTTGAATGGCCAAAGTGTCCAGTTTTGCCGTTTCAAGATTTATTTTGGTAATTTTTGATGCGATTACATCCTGTGTTTTTTCGATAAAAGAAATACTGGGACTGTTATTCGAAATAAACTCTATTTTACTTTCTAAATCTGATAAATTACCTGTTTTTGGAATAACAATTAAACCGTCAAA
This window encodes:
- a CDS encoding GNAT family N-acetyltransferase, with the translated sequence MKKTIETERLLLRELLLSDVDGMFELDSNPNVQRFVGNKPVKEIEESVAMIEHIQEQYEAYGTGRWAVVLKETNEFLGWSGIKFITTEINSHKDFYEIGYRFIEKHWGKGYATEAGKAFVDYAFNKMKVKALYAYADEGNEVSRKALEKLGFRYVNSFEYEGELEVWYELKHPDL
- a CDS encoding DEAD/DEAH box helicase, producing the protein MKLKKINEKLQEALIENGLTEANALQQETFSTIKSGADCIILSPEKSGKSTTIVLNVIQQLAGKTEESPRALIIVEDKAKVLEMEALFEKYGKYTNLEVYGVHDKGDMDYDKNYVSTGIDVLIGTPNKLSDMFTTAGYNVNRLKMFILDDADPILKLRHETKIMRISNSIAKVQRIIFAEELTERIEILAEKMLVEPYLFDMEDEGEEELDEDEDDIEEE
- a CDS encoding sigma-54-dependent transcriptional regulator produces the protein MSKILIIEDEASIRRVLVKILSEENDTYQVDEAEDGAAGLEKIKNNDYDLVLCDIKMPKLDGVEVLEEVKKIKPEIPMVMISGHGDMETAIHTMRLGAFDYISKPPDLNRLLNTVRNALDKKQLVVENKILKKKVSKNYEMVGESEAISHIKVMIDKVAQTEARVLITGPNGTGKELVAHQLHEKSERSNFPLIEVNCAAIPSELIESELFGHVKGAFTSAVKDRAGKFEAADKGTIFLDEIGDMSLSAQAKVLRALQENMITRVGAEKDIKVDVRVVAATNKDLKTEIAEGRFREDLYHRLAVILIKVPPLNERRDDIPALITHFTEKIASEQGNSVKVFSPKAIKLLQEYDWTGNIRELRNVVERLIILGGSEISETDVKMFASK
- a CDS encoding phospholipid scramblase family protein, translating into MNPILNQNLFLVKEHVGMFKASNNYDIYNPESNQIILNCRENNLGFFTKMLRFTDYKRMTPFNVEIAAASGEKLISVKRGIAVFRSNVEVFDEKERLIGTFKQKFFSFGGKFEILDKNEKPIATLQGKWTGWDFKFTHENKQLAQVSKKWAGMGKELFTSADNYVLQIEETVAQDSPQRQLILAAVMCIDMVLKE
- a CDS encoding ABC transporter permease — translated: MSIISLIIKREFIAKVRNKSFVVMTFLSPLLFVAIAGFIGYLSSMKAETKRIAIHDETGLFAQDFLKQNKEEAEFKYLNLSEIDTKALKDSITNESFDGLIVIPKTGNLSDLESKIEFISNNSPSISFIEKTQDVIASKITKINLETAKLDTLAIQKAQSDVNIHLVKASGEESLKGLNEIKIGIGGAFGYLIMMFIIIYGNMVMRSVIEEKTNRIIEIIISSVKPFQLMIGKIVGTSLAGLLQFMIWAIIGLGLMFAASAFFGVNVGPTARISPELMQSAQHEMSGTAQMYIRELWNLPIASIIIGFVIYFIGGYFLYSSFYAAIGAAVDNQTDSQQFLLPIIMPLILSVYVGFFTVVNDPHGTIAVVFSMIPLTSPIVMLMRLPFGVPWWQIAISVSLLFATFFLVVWFAAKIYRIGILMYGKKPTWKELYKWLKY
- a CDS encoding alpha/beta hydrolase — translated: MEVFKTLKFLIIVLLGFFVVIYVLIISYIYFNQSELVFKSASLPKDYKFDYQQKFEELNIKSFDDVNLNGLLFKTKNSKGLVFYLHGNAGTLETWGKIAKVYTNLGYDIFILDYRGFGKSEGEIEDEDQLNKDVAVVYKTLCKRYPENKIIIAGYSIGSGLATILASENKPKALLLQSPYFSFTELSSGKVPFFPNIMKKFHLETFTYVTKVKAPIYIFHGIDDELISCDNSVRLNKLLDFKGHFYGLKNQGHVGMNENEVFQKKLSGILE
- a CDS encoding Cof-type HAD-IIB family hydrolase, which produces MQYKMLVLDMDDTLLTDDHKISDLNKKVLLEAQAKGVYVVLASGRPTSAMTAYAKELELDLNDSYIISFNGAIISRVKDDVILFEQKLTVEQIHELYDYSVKKNTHIITYLDGEIISETDSEYIDVEKEITGLPHNKVSGFKEAVTEPAVKCILLAEPSYLKEVEADLKAAMPHLSVAMSKPFFLEAAQNGIDKAASLKLLAEKLNIHQSEIIAVGNAGNDLTMIEYAGLGVWVDNVTPELRDKADLIVASNNNDGVAEVVQRYILN
- the mtaB gene encoding tRNA (N(6)-L-threonylcarbamoyladenosine(37)-C(2))-methylthiotransferase MtaB, translated to MENRKKVAFYTLGCKLNFSETSTIARNFNDEGFDRVDFEEVADIYVINTCSVTENADKQFKQVVKKAMKLNEKAFVAAVGCYAQLKPEELAAVDGVDLVLGATEKFKITDYIHDLSKNDMGEVHSCEIAEADFYVGSYSIGDRTRAFLKVQDGCDYKCTYCTIPLARGISRSDALENVLKNAKEISAQDIKEIVLTGVNIGDYGKGEFGNKKHEHTFLDLVQALDEVDGIERLRISSIEPNLLKNETIEFVSKSRTFVPHFHIPLQSGSNDILKLMKRRYLREVYTERVHKIREVMPHACIGVDVIVGFPGETDEHFLETYHFLNEMDISYLHVFTYSERDNTEAANMQGVVPANVRAKRSKMLRGLSVKKRRAFYESQLGSNRTVLFEGENKEGYIHGFTENYVKVKTPWNPELVNTLQEINLTKIDEDGSVRLEFLNKLTEA
- a CDS encoding 3-ketoacyl-ACP reductase, which codes for MTDLKNKNALITGAGKGIGKAIALALANEGVNLILVSRTQADVDQLAIEINNLGVKSLALAADVSDINSINSAVEKALAEFKSIDILINNAGIGAFGKFLELEPNAWERIIQVNLMGTYYTTRAVIPNMIERQAGDIINISSTAGLNGNALTSAYSASKFAVLGLTDSLMQEMRKHNIRVTALTPSTVATDMAKDLNLTDGNPEKVMQPEDIAELIVAQLKLSRRVFIKNSSIWSTNP
- a CDS encoding putative signal transducing protein; this translates as MGLMKVFSGSEVLAIALKERLEEAGVETVKKDNIQSARMGGYGGSDLAVEVFIQETDFAKANPVIEEFRMNIQ